In the Candidatus Neomarinimicrobiota bacterium genome, one interval contains:
- a CDS encoding ATP-binding cassette domain-containing protein, producing MNRIQSPIFELENVRVIREGGTTLKISRFQFHRGTIYGIVGPVGSGKTTLLECLVGRLKPTEGKILYENEKYAKSWLGKLKIPPEILFFEQIRINSAEAVREYVQKKIPDRVDYVRRQYYSRVPLNDEWKMPMQGLSKGQSLRLNLIVAIESDPKVLIIDDYGSNFDSKMKREFNRGLAYSARSRGATIILATADMGDVRSVASVVVALDNGHISKVRSLKKQS from the coding sequence ATGAACAGAATACAGTCACCCATTTTTGAGTTGGAAAACGTGCGTGTCATCCGCGAAGGGGGCACCACCTTGAAGATCAGCAGATTCCAGTTTCACAGGGGAACCATCTACGGTATTGTGGGACCGGTCGGTTCCGGCAAAACGACGCTCCTGGAGTGTCTGGTGGGGCGTCTGAAGCCCACGGAGGGCAAGATATTGTACGAAAATGAGAAATATGCGAAGTCATGGTTGGGCAAGCTCAAGATTCCACCTGAGATTCTCTTCTTCGAGCAGATACGCATTAATTCGGCAGAAGCGGTACGTGAATATGTCCAGAAAAAAATACCTGACCGCGTCGACTATGTTAGACGTCAGTACTACTCTCGCGTTCCGCTGAATGACGAATGGAAGATGCCCATGCAGGGTCTTTCGAAAGGGCAAAGTCTCAGATTGAACCTCATTGTAGCCATTGAATCAGATCCCAAGGTACTGATTATTGACGACTACGGCTCCAATTTCGATTCAAAGATGAAACGTGAATTCAACCGGGGCCTGGCGTACAGCGCCCGGTCTCGGGGAGCCACTATCATTCTGGCAACGGCGGACATGGGCGACGTTCGAAGTGTTGCCTCCGTCGTAGTGGCACTGGATAACGGCCATATTTCGAAGGTACGCTCCTTGAAGAAACAGTCTTAA
- a CDS encoding histone deacetylase: MDQEEGKSTGFVYSPSFLTHETGPGHPESPRRLEAILDHLRTSRVWHLLRPVTPNAAGVDLMGLVHSREYVDSVSRACSRGVKVLDGGDTVVCENSHSVALLAAGGVVEGIRLIFEDSIENAFCAVRPPGHHAGVDQAMGFCLFNNAAIGARFAQKEYRLERVMIVDWDVHHGNGTQHIFESDPTVFYVSLHQYPFYPGTGNEIETGRGRGLGMTRNFPLSAGGGDHEYLDIFRNKIPDIAAKFSPELIILSSGFDAHEKDPLANMRVSTEVFMEMTQIIHEIASEWCGGRLVSILEGGYSLDALQECTEVHLNVLAGGPD, translated from the coding sequence ATGGATCAAGAGGAAGGAAAATCAACCGGTTTTGTCTATAGCCCGTCGTTTCTGACGCACGAAACAGGACCGGGTCACCCGGAGTCCCCACGGAGGCTGGAGGCGATTCTCGATCATCTGCGTACCTCCAGGGTTTGGCATCTCCTGCGTCCCGTTACCCCCAATGCGGCGGGAGTGGATCTCATGGGACTGGTCCACAGCAGGGAGTACGTCGATTCCGTGTCCAGAGCCTGCTCCCGGGGGGTGAAAGTGCTGGATGGGGGTGATACCGTTGTGTGTGAAAACTCCCATTCCGTGGCGCTCCTTGCCGCAGGCGGCGTTGTGGAAGGAATCAGGCTCATTTTCGAAGACTCCATAGAAAACGCTTTTTGCGCTGTGCGTCCACCTGGACATCATGCGGGAGTTGATCAGGCCATGGGGTTTTGCCTGTTCAACAATGCGGCCATCGGAGCCAGGTTCGCTCAAAAAGAATATCGACTTGAGCGGGTTATGATCGTTGACTGGGATGTGCATCACGGGAATGGTACACAGCACATTTTTGAGTCAGATCCCACTGTTTTTTACGTCAGTCTCCATCAATACCCATTCTATCCTGGCACGGGAAATGAGATTGAAACGGGAAGGGGCAGAGGATTGGGAATGACCAGGAATTTTCCTCTTTCGGCTGGTGGAGGGGATCACGAGTACCTCGACATCTTCAGGAATAAAATTCCCGATATTGCCGCAAAGTTTTCCCCGGAATTGATCATCCTTTCCTCAGGATTTGACGCTCATGAGAAAGATCCCCTGGCGAATATGAGAGTATCAACTGAGGTCTTCATGGAAATGACTCAGATTATTCATGAAATCGCTTCTGAATGGTGTGGAGGCAGACTTGTTTCCATCCTCGAGGGTGGGTACAGCCTTGATGCTCTTCAAGAATGTACTGAAGTGCACCTGAATGTTCTTGCGGGGGGACCGGATTAG